The Chrysiogenia bacterium nucleotide sequence GCACGAGTTTGACCAAGGTCGCGGCCTCGCCGGCGGCAGTGCCGTGAGCGAACCCGGCCGCGATGACCTGCGGGGTCTGGTGAATCGTGAGCCCGGCCCACACTCCGTATTGGGTCGGGGACAGTTCGAGCAGGCCGGCGACCATCGGCAGGAGAAACATGGCGAACAGCCCCAGCATCACCACCGTGGCGACACCCGCCACGACCTGCTCTTCGCGGGCTTTGAGCAGCGGCGCGACGGCGAGGATGGCTGAGCCGCCGCAAATGGCGGTGCCCACGGCAAGAAGACAGCCCTCGGTGCGGTCGAGTCGCAGCACCCGGGACAAACCGTAAAACGAAAGGAAGGCGAGGGTGATGACGCCGAGGCAGAGCCCGAGTCCGAGCAGCCCCACTTGAAAAACGGAGCTGAAGTCGAGCCGGGCTCCCATGAGGACGATGGCCACGGCGAGCAGTTGTTTGGAGGAATATTTGATCCCGGCAAGAAAGCGGACGGAGGGTCGGAACAGATTGCCGACGAGCAAACCGAGGGTGATGGCCAGAACGATGGGGTCGATCGCCGGCAGGAAGCTGGCGGGTTTCGCGAGCAGGGTTCCGCAGCCAACCGATAGGGCGGCCAACCCAAATGTCAGGATCAGGCCCGCTCCCAGCCCGGAACGATGTCGACCGGGACTCTCGGCCGATTTGAAGGTCGAGGACTGGGCTTCGGATAATGTTTGAGAGTTCATATTAACAAAGAGGTAACACTAACTTAAGTAGTTATTAATAAGCTAAAAATGATTTCATAAAAATGGTCAAAATCCCCCTCTAATTCGCAGGATGAAATAAATCTCGGTATTAATGTTACCTAAGTGTTGACAAAGAATACAAGATAACAAAACAGATAATGAACAATTTAGTTTCTTATCCTAGAATTCACCATGATGACACCAGAAGAACTCCGCCAAAAGCTAACCGGGCCGATCGTCGCGATGACGACCCACTTTACCGAGGACGACCGCGTCGATGTGGAGGCAATGCAGCGGTTGACGCAGTTTTACGTGGATCAGGGGATCAAGACGGTGATTGCCGACGGGAGCACCGGCGAGTTTGCGTCCTTGTCCGAGGCAGAACGCCGGTTGGTGATCAAGACGGTGTGTGAGACCGCGGCCGGCCGGATGACTGTGATTGCCGGCACGGCATGTCCGGG carries:
- a CDS encoding putative sulfate exporter family transporter — its product is MNSQTLSEAQSSTFKSAESPGRHRSGLGAGLILTFGLAALSVGCGTLLAKPASFLPAIDPIVLAITLGLLVGNLFRPSVRFLAGIKYSSKQLLAVAIVLMGARLDFSSVFQVGLLGLGLCLGVITLAFLSFYGLSRVLRLDRTEGCLLAVGTAICGGSAILAVAPLLKAREEQVVAGVATVVMLGLFAMFLLPMVAGLLELSPTQYGVWAGLTIHQTPQVIAAGFAHGTAAGEAATLVKLVRICFLAPVAFGLGILAARRGHASCRQPMTPARALALVPGFILGFLALALCRTLGFIPDLGFTWTTPLFNHPVATELSLHNAFGHISSFLLIVSMAAVGLETDFRVLRKMSLRPVLAAIITSLIIGAATLLVLCLQ